The following nucleotide sequence is from Desulfobulbaceae bacterium DB1.
ACCTGAATCCGTGAGGTATCCCGGATTCTCCCTAAAAATTGTGGGGCGCGAAAAAATTTCAACACCGCGACCGCCAGAAATTTATATATTGCCAGCATATTGCTGGTAAATTGGGACATCGTCCCCGTTGTTCTTTGAAAAATTGCTATATTTGCCTGTTTTTAGGCGTATTTTCCCGGCAGGGCCTGCTGTTCAGCCACTTTCCGGCAAATTTCTCTTCTGTTCTTGCATTAGCCAAAGGCAAGCCGGTTATAAACGGCCTGAAACGAGTCAAATGCGCAACAGTGGCGGCTGAACCGCAGCTTCAGTTTCCTGCCGGTCTCAATCAGTCTGGCTGCACGGTACATGAGTTCCTGAATAACGGTACGAATTCTCCTGCGCTTTGCCGAGTGGCGCACTGGTGAGCGATCACCGAGAAGGCCAAGCTGGCCGATAAACCGCAAGATGTTATAAGCCAAGCCGGCCAAGGACATGATCAAGGAATTGGTCGCAAATTTTCCCGAAGGCAACCGCTCAAGATCCATGTCGGTTTTAAATTCGCTGTGAAACTGCTCGCTTGTGCCGTGGTCCCGGTAGAGCTTGATGATCTCTTTTTCCGGCAGGTAAAGGGATGTCCACCAGCCCTCAAGTTCTATATCCGGCACCAGCAGCAACTGGCCGCGTTTGTCAATGGTACGTTCAATCACGCGGACGATCAGGCGGGTACTGAACTCCTTGCCCTCGTGCTCCTGAAGCTGGTTGAAACTGAATACGGCAACCCGTTTGCCGCGTCGTGGTTCGCTCACTTCTCCTTCTTGCAGCCCACGGGCCAGCCAGGCGGGATCAATGGCCGACCCACAAACCAGCAAACGGGAGATTACAGGGTTGAGTGATGCCATGGCCGAACTGAAGCTTGCAACCGGGACAATCGTTACCCGCTCAGAGGAGGAGCAGATCCAGGTTGGTGCCGGGAAAATCAATGGTGTCCCTGCATGGCGTTTTCTGTTGAGCCTTGATGGAAAGTAATGAGAAAAGCATTTTCGCAGGAGAAAAAAAATCTGTTTATTTCTGCATATTAACAATAAAATGAGGGAGAGAAGCATGGAGAAGACCAACCATGCAGAATGGACCGAAAAATCCCTGCAACTTTTTGTACAGTGGCGGGGCGTCGATATCAGCCCAGATATTATGGCCGGCATTGTCCGCGCATCGGCCACCGAGGAGGAAATGCGTCTTTTTCCCCAAAGGCAGATTTGATAATCATCTCAAAGTCACCTCCCGGGAGTTGCATCAGCTCCCGCTGCAACCTGGAAGGTTTAGTGTCCATTATTGACAAGCGACCCAAGTGAAAACCAAATTTAACTCAAGGAGATAATCATGGGCCATTATAAAATTGCCGTTATTGTCGGGAGTCTGCGTAAGGATTCATTCAATCGTCAAATGGCAGATGCCGTTGTTAAACTGGCACCGTCGGAATTCATGTTTCAACAGGTACGGATCGATGACTTGCCGCTTTACAACCAGGATGACGACGCGAATCCGGGGGAGCCCGTGAAGCGGTTGAAGGATGAAATCATGACGGCGCAAGGTCTTTTGTTCGTTACCCCTGAATACAACCGCTCGATACCTGGGGTGTTGAAGAATGCCCTGGACCATGCATCGCGTCCCTATGGACAAAATGCCTGGGCCGGGAAGCCTGCCGGAATTTTGGGGGTGTCGATCGGTGCCCTTGGAACAGCCCTGGCACAACAACATTTGCGCAACATTCTCTCGTATCTTGATGTGCCGACTCTTGGGCAGCCCGAAGCGTTTTGCCAAGTGAAAGACGGTCTGTTCGACGAGCAGGGGAACATCGGTGAAGACAGTAAACCATTTTTCCAGAAGTGGATGAATCAGTATGTGGCATGGGTAAAAAAGCAATCTTCGAGGCCGTAAAGTGCAAGGCTGTTCAGCGGGACACGGTGGCGGCTATCTGTGCGCCTCTTGCCGCAAACATTTGAATCATTGCCATTATTTCTTTTGGGGAAAATGCTTCTTGTGCTAATCTGATTAAAGGAGGGTGCGCATCCCCGACCGGCGTCGATACCGATCAAATCCGCATTCCTCCTTCGTCGTAGGGTCTGATCCGGAAGTGAAGGGTAACAGGAGGAAGGTGCCGCGATGCTATCCCTCATGCAAATGATTCCCCATTCCGCATTTTCCTTCCTTTTCCGGATGCGGAGATTTCTGTCGGCCCTTCCCCTCTTTGTCTTCTTTTTTCTCCTGCATCCCGCCGTGATGGCGGCCGCCGATGCCGATCCGCAGCAGATTTACCTGGATCAGTATTGGGTATATTTCCTGGTTGCGGCTTTTTTTCTGGTTGGCCAGACCGTGCTTATTGCCGTTCTCATCTGGTGCCGACAACGAACCAAACGGGCCGAGGCCGCCCGACGGGAGACCGACGAACTTCTTCATTCCTACCTGGCAAGCAGCGGCATCATCTCCTGGCTGAAGGATGTGGATGGCAGATATTTGTTTATAAGCGACCCATTGAAGCAGCGTTTCCAGGTCCGATTCGAGGACTGGAAGGGGAAAACCGATTCTGAACTCTGGCCGCCGGCGGTGGCCGAGGAGTTCCGTCGCAATGACCTCCTCGTGCTTGAAAGCGGGCAACGGCTTGAAGTCATCGAGACGGCATTCGAACCGGACGGCCGCGTTTCCTGGTGGAAAAACAGCAAATTCCCTTTTCTGGATGCATCGGGAAAAAGGTGCGTGGGCGGCCTGGGTTTCGACATCACCGAACTCAAGAAGGCGCAGCAGGCCGTGGAGGACGAGCGCCGATTGATGGCGGACATCTTGGACGCGACGGATGTGATGCTCGTCTATCTGGACCCGCGGTTCAACTTCGTGGCGGTCAACAAGGCCTATGCCGACACCTGCCGGATGACGCCGGCGGAGATGATCGGCAAGAACCACTTCTCCTGCTACCCAAATGAAGAAACCGAGGCCATCTTCCGCCAGGTGCGTGACACCGGATTCCCGGTCTTCTTCAAGGACAAACCCTTTGAGTTCCCCGATAAGCCGGAGCGCGGCGTCACTTACTGGGATTGGAGCCTTTCTCCGATCAAGGACGCGGCCGGCGTCGTTCAGGGGCTTGTCTTCTCCCTGCGTGAAACCACCAAGTATAAACTGGCGGAACTGGCCATCCAGGAAAGCGAGGAGAGGTACCGGCGGATACTGGCCACCGCACTTGAGGGAATCGTTATCACGGATCGAAACTATTGCATCAGTTATGTGAATCAGCGCATTAATAAACTGATGGGTTACGAAGCGGATGAGCTTATCGGCATGCCGGTCCCGCGCTTGCTGCACGATGACGACCGTCAGGACTTTTCCGCAAAAATGGCCGACCGTCGCAGGGGCGAGGGCGATCAGTATGAGTACCGCTATCGGCGTAAGGATGGCTCGTTTATCTGGCTGCTCACCTCGGCAACGCCTATTTTTGACGGTGAGGGCGTTTTTCAGGGATCCTTTGCCATGTTCACGGACCTGACCGGCCGCAAACAGGCAGAGGCGGAGCGCCTGGAGTTTGAACGGAAGATGATGCTCAGCCAAAAACTCGAAAGCCTGGGGGTTATGGCCGGCGGCATCGCCCACGATTTCAACAACCTGCTCATGGTGATCATGGGCAATGCCGAATTGGCCCGGTATGAGCTTCCTCCTGAATCGCCGGTACAGGCTCACCTCCGACATATCGGGGAGTCTTCGCGCCGCGCTGCGGAGATCTCCCAGCAGATGCTGACCTACACCGGCAAGGATTGCTTCCTTGCCGAATCAGTCGATTGCAACAAACTCATTGTTGAATCGGAACAGCTCATGCGAGCCGCCGTCGCCAAGAATGTCAATCTGGTGTTCCGTCTCGCTCCCCAGTTGCCTCCGGTCAAGGCTGACAAGGTGCAGATTCGTCAGGCTTTGATGAACCTCGTCATGAATGCCTCGGAAGCCAGCGGCGATGACGGCACCATCACCGTCGGCACCGGCTGGAAAACCCTTGGCCGGAATTCTCGCACGGATGTCCCGCTGAACGACGCCATTGACGAGGCCGGGTACTCCTTCATCGAGGTGGCTGATAGCGGTTGCGGCATGGACCGCGAGATGGAAACAAAGATCTTCGATCCATTCTTTACCACCAAGTTCATCGGAAGAGGGCTGGGGCTTTCCGAGGTGCAAGGGATAGTTCGCGGCCACCAAGGGCTCATCGAGGTTCACAGTGAACCCGGCAAGGGGAGTGTTTTCAGGATTCTTTTGCCGGTCGACGAGGAGCCGAAAATGTTGGAAAGCGAGCCCGGAGCCCAGGAGCTGGATTTTCCGGGGAATAAAACCGTCCTGCTGGTGGACGACGAAAAGGATGTCAGGGATATCGCGAGTTGGATGCTCGAACGCATGGGCTTCACGGTCATCACGGCAAACGACGGGGAGGAGGCGCTGTCGGTATTTAAGGAAAATCCCGACCCGGCCTTTGTCCTGCTCGATCTGTCCATGCCGCGCATGAACGGTGAGCAGTGCTTCCGCGAGTTGCGCCGGCTCGATCCTTCGGTGCGGGTCATCATTACCAGCGGTTACAGTGAGCGCGAGATCATCGGTCGCTTCGCCGGGCGGTCCCTGTCCGGGTATATCCAGAAACCCTTCACCCTGAGCAAACTGCGCGAGGTCATCCAGCCCCTCTACGTCGACAGTTAGAAGCTTCTATTGGTCTCCTTTTCTGCTCCATAACCATTTTTCCGCTTCTATTATGAGGTAGGTGATGATGCCTGCCGCAACGATTCTTCCCCAGGATTCAAGCGAAATGGGAGCACCCTGGAACAATCTGTTCATCACCGGCAAATAGGTGTAAATAATCTGCACCAGCAGCATGGTCGCAACGCCGACGAATACCCACATGTTGGAAAAAAAGCCAAGCTGGAAAATTGACTTGGTCAGGGAACGGCAGTTGAACAGATAAAAAAGTTCCATAACCACAAAGGCATTCACCGCCACCGTGCGCGCCTGGGCAATATCCGCTCCGTCCGCCAGCTCCCATTGAAAAAGGGCAAAAGAGAAAACCAGCAGCAGACCGCCGACCAAAAGAATACGGCCGATGAGATTTCCCGTCAGGATCGGGGTCTTCGGGTTGCGGGGCATCCGGGTCATGATGCCCGGCTCCTTGGGTTCAAAGGCCAGCATCAGACCGAGGAACCCGGCAGTGGTCATGTTGATCCAGAGAATCTGCACAGGCAGAATCGGCAGGGTAACGCCAAGAAAAATAGCGGCCATGATAACCAGTCCTTCGCCGAGATTGGTGGGCAGGGTCCAGACGATGAATTTGGTCAGGTTGTCGAAGACGCCGCGTCCTTCTTCAACCGCGGCCTCAATGGAACTGAAATTGTCGTCGGTCAGCACCATGTCGGCGGCCTCCTTCGACACCTCGGTGCCGGTTATCCCCATGGCCACGCCTATGTCCGCCTGTTTCAAGGCCGGAGCATCATTAACGCCGTCGCCGGTCATGGCCACCACGTGGCCCCGGGACTGCAACGCCTTTACCAGACGCAGTTTCTGCTCCGGCGCCACCCGGGCAAACACCGACGTTTTTTCCACCTGCTCAATCAGCTGTCGATCGGAAAGAGCGGCCAGATCGCTGCCGGTAAGAACCAGCGGGCCGTCGCCTTTTTCCGTGGTCGTGCCGTTTAAACCGATCTGCATGGCAATGGCGCCGGCGGTGACGGCATGATCACCGGTGATCATCTTCACGCTGATACCGGCATTCTGGCAGACTTTAACCGCTCGTATGGCCTCGGCCCGCGGCGGATCGATCATGGCCGCGAGTCCGATGAAAACCAGGTCGGATCGAATATCGTCATGGGTGATGCCGTCGGCTGCGACAGGTCGTTTTTTTTCTGCAAAGGCAAGCACCCTGAGGCCCATTTTCGCCATGCGTTCAACCTGCTGAATGATTTTCTCCGCATCCAGATCAGAGACTGAACCGCCGGCGTCAAGCTGGGAGCCGCATCGACCCAGAACGGCCTCCACCGCGCCTTTGATAAAGATCAGTTGTTTGTCGTCGTCTTTGCTTTCATGCAGCGTCGCCATGTATTGATGTTCCGATTCAAAGGGCAAGACATCGAGACGGGGAAAACGTTTTTTTTCTTCGTCAAGGTTCATGCCGCCCTTGATGGCGGGAACAAACAGCGCTCCTTCTGTGGGGTCGCCCTGCACCAGCCATTCCTTGTCCTTCTGCAAAAGCAGACTGTCGTTGCAAAGGATTCCGGCACGCAGGCATTCGACAAGGACGGGAGCGTTGCCGGGATCAAAATTGTTGCCGTTTTGAAGAATCTCGCCGTTAAAAGGATTATAACCGGCTCCGCTCACCTCGTATTCCACCCCGCCCGCAATTATTTTCTGGACGGTCATTTGGTTTTCCGTCAGGGTTCCGGTCTTGTCGGAACAGATCACCGTGGTGGAGCCCAGGGTTTCCACCGCCGGCAGTTTGCGGATGATGGCTTTTTGTTTGGCCATGCGCGACACACCGATGGCAAGTGTTATGGTGACCGCCGCCGGCAGACCTTCCGGAATGGCGCCGACCGCAAGGGCAACCGCTGCCATGAACATGTCGAAAAGGGACTGGCCCCGAAGGAGCCCCACGGCAACGGTTATTCCGGCCAGGCCAAGAATGGCGTACAGCAGGATGTGGCTGAAATGGGCAATCTTGCGGGTGAGCGGGGTTGCAAGTTCGTCGGCCGCGGCGATAAGTTCCGAGATGCGGCCCACCTCGGTATGATTTCCGATTGCCGTGACAATCCCTTTCCCCTGTCCGAAGGTCACAAGGGAGGAGGCATAGGCCATATTCAGCCGATCAGCCAGCAGCGTGTCATGCTTCAGCTCGCCCGCTTTTTTTTCTACCGGCAGTGACTCGCCGGTCAGGGCGGACTCATCGATCCGCAGATCACGAATCGAGAGAAGCCGCATATCCGCCGGAACCTTGTCGCCGCTGGCCAGCAAAACAATATCGCCCGGCACCAGTTCCGTTGCCGGAATCTGTTTTTTTTCACCCTGACGCACAACCGTGGCCACGGTTGTCATGGTCCGGGCCAAGGCGGCCAGGGCATTGACCGCCTTTGCCTCCTGGATATAGCCGATAATCGCATTAACCAGCACGACCCCGAAAATGACGCCCGAGTCCACCCATTCCCGCAGGAGAGCTGTAATAATTCCCGAGACAATCAGGATATATATGAGCGGTTGGTGAAACTGGAGCAGAAAACGCTTGAGCGGCCCTTTCCCTTTTTTGGCGGTTAAGGCATTGGGGCCGAATTTTTCCCGGAGTTGTTCAACCTCGGATTGTTCGAGCCCTTTTTCGGCATTGCTGCTCAGACGATCAAGGATCTCCTTTGTCGGAAGGTGGTGCCATTGTTTGTCGATTATTGAGTTCATGAATTTATTCCGTTAGAAAAAACAGGTGATGTTTTCTTGTCTTGCATCAATAAAATACGGGACCGAACAGGCCCCGTATTTAAACGTCTTCATATTAAAACATTTTCTGCTTCAACTTTGCACTCTTTTAATAGTTCCGTTACTGAGCATTTCCTGGAATTGCGTAAGAAGCGCTTGCTCTTCTTTGTCGATAATGCCGTCATCTTGCGCCAGATTTATAATTTCCTGGTATTCGGCCTGGGTCACTTCCAGATCGAAAATTGCATGATTGATAAGTTCTTTGAGGTTCGTTGCGGATTGGCTTGGTTTTTTCATCGGCTTTCTCCTTTTGATTTGATTTTGATTGAAAGCATTTACGATGCGATGAGCGGTCACCCAAGGAGACGTATGCTTGGCAGTCCGAAATCGCGAAGTTTATCATTTTACGTGGTTGCCGGTTCAGCGGATTGACGATGCCTGATTATCCCTGAGGCCGTCATCCGTAACTGTGCAGGCCGGAAAGCAGGAAATTGACTCCGTAATAGGTGAACATCACGGAAGTAAAGCCCACGATGGAAAACCAGGCGATACGAGTACCTCCCCAGCCCCGGGTAAAACGGGCATGAAGGGCGGCGGCATAAATAAACCAGGTAATCAGGGACCAGGTTTCCTTTGGATCCCAGCTCCAATAGGTTCCCCAGGCCGAGTTGGCCCAGACTGCGCCGGTTATTATGCCCGCGCTCAACCACAGAAAACCGAAAATCAAGGTTTTGTGTATGACATCGTCAATAACTTGTAAGGAAGGCAACTGGGCAAGCCTGCTTCCCTCCGACGCTTGAGCGGTTTTTCTGCTTTTCAACAAATAAAGACATCCGAGTCCACAGGCCAGTGCAAAGGCCGCATAGCCGATAAAACAGGTGACGACATGGGCGATGAGCCAGTTGCTTTGCAAGGCCG
It contains:
- a CDS encoding NADPH-dependent FMN reductase, whose protein sequence is MGHYKIAVIVGSLRKDSFNRQMADAVVKLAPSEFMFQQVRIDDLPLYNQDDDANPGEPVKRLKDEIMTAQGLLFVTPEYNRSIPGVLKNALDHASRPYGQNAWAGKPAGILGVSIGALGTALAQQHLRNILSYLDVPTLGQPEAFCQVKDGLFDEQGNIGEDSKPFFQKWMNQYVAWVKKQSSRP
- a CDS encoding carbonate dehydratase, with translation MNSIIDKQWHHLPTKEILDRLSSNAEKGLEQSEVEQLREKFGPNALTAKKGKGPLKRFLLQFHQPLIYILIVSGIITALLREWVDSGVIFGVVLVNAIIGYIQEAKAVNALAALARTMTTVATVVRQGEKKQIPATELVPGDIVLLASGDKVPADMRLLSIRDLRIDESALTGESLPVEKKAGELKHDTLLADRLNMAYASSLVTFGQGKGIVTAIGNHTEVGRISELIAAADELATPLTRKIAHFSHILLYAILGLAGITVAVGLLRGQSLFDMFMAAVALAVGAIPEGLPAAVTITLAIGVSRMAKQKAIIRKLPAVETLGSTTVICSDKTGTLTENQMTVQKIIAGGVEYEVSGAGYNPFNGEILQNGNNFDPGNAPVLVECLRAGILCNDSLLLQKDKEWLVQGDPTEGALFVPAIKGGMNLDEEKKRFPRLDVLPFESEHQYMATLHESKDDDKQLIFIKGAVEAVLGRCGSQLDAGGSVSDLDAEKIIQQVERMAKMGLRVLAFAEKKRPVAADGITHDDIRSDLVFIGLAAMIDPPRAEAIRAVKVCQNAGISVKMITGDHAVTAGAIAMQIGLNGTTTEKGDGPLVLTGSDLAALSDRQLIEQVEKTSVFARVAPEQKLRLVKALQSRGHVVAMTGDGVNDAPALKQADIGVAMGITGTEVSKEAADMVLTDDNFSSIEAAVEEGRGVFDNLTKFIVWTLPTNLGEGLVIMAAIFLGVTLPILPVQILWINMTTAGFLGLMLAFEPKEPGIMTRMPRNPKTPILTGNLIGRILLVGGLLLVFSFALFQWELADGADIAQARTVAVNAFVVMELFYLFNCRSLTKSIFQLGFFSNMWVFVGVATMLLVQIIYTYLPVMNRLFQGAPISLESWGRIVAAGIITYLIIEAEKWLWSRKGDQ
- a CDS encoding c-type cytochrome biogenesis protein CcsB translates to MNSSLLLGITTFAYLLSAIMYIGLLIFRAGRLGPAATAVTVVSLLLNTAGIGYRWMESHQMGIGYAPLSNMYESLVFFAWSIALCYLWVEYRYKNRFLGAFAMPFAAIAMALAEMKNSQISPLVPALQSNWLIAHVVTCFIGYAAFALACGLGCLYLLKSRKTAQASEGSRLAQLPSLQVIDDVIHKTLIFGFLWLSAGIITGAVWANSAWGTYWSWDPKETWSLITWFIYAAALHARFTRGWGGTRIAWFSIVGFTSVMFTYYGVNFLLSGLHSYG